A single Thermomicrobiales bacterium DNA region contains:
- a CDS encoding macro domain-containing protein, protein MEERERPIVDVIVGDIADVATHQAEVYVNAANNELWMGAGVAGALKRAAGTVVEEEAMAQGPIEVGNVVLTSAGAMPAPARAIIHAAAMGFTDRTQIYASPESVASTTRKALDLCDANHYGSIVLPALGTGVGGLDDTDCATAMVSALRDHLAAGSDLQRIRFIVRTPERAEVFRREIERVLG, encoded by the coding sequence ATGGAGGAGCGCGAACGACCGATCGTCGACGTCATCGTCGGTGACATCGCCGACGTCGCGACACATCAGGCCGAGGTCTACGTCAACGCGGCCAATAACGAGCTGTGGATGGGCGCAGGTGTGGCAGGTGCGCTCAAGCGCGCTGCCGGCACCGTCGTCGAAGAAGAGGCGATGGCGCAGGGGCCAATCGAGGTGGGCAACGTCGTGCTGACCAGCGCCGGCGCAATGCCTGCACCGGCCCGCGCCATCATCCACGCCGCCGCGATGGGCTTTACCGATCGCACCCAGATCTACGCCTCACCGGAATCGGTCGCCTCAACCACCCGCAAGGCCCTTGATCTCTGCGATGCCAACCACTACGGCAGCATCGTCCTCCCCGCGCTCGGCACCGGCGTCGGCGGCCTCGACGACACCGACTGCGCCACTGCCATGGTCAGCGCCCTGCGCGACCACCTCGCCGCCGGCAGCGACCTCCAGCGCATCCGCTTCATCGTCCGCACCCCCGAACGCGCCGAGGTGTTCCGGCGGGAGATTGAGCGGGTGTTGGGGTGA
- a CDS encoding DUF1795 domain-containing protein, whose amino-acid sequence MINRRFLLLLTILTALPLILAACGGGNKQTFERPDGTAASGPVTLTPLSAGRDLSAPDGWYTIRIPTDWIESPPLIAELAARETTGANPLSLRITREALDSITTAQAYLEATRRDVNARYENVVTLSLGPVTINNVPATRWLYTATVDGEPRMIYQIFIVQQQSGLVLTGLSAPTADYQHVSQTFDAIAGTISFGRG is encoded by the coding sequence GTGATCAACCGGCGATTTCTACTCCTGCTGACCATCCTGACCGCGCTGCCACTCATCCTGGCAGCCTGTGGCGGCGGCAACAAGCAAACGTTTGAGCGCCCGGACGGCACAGCCGCCAGCGGGCCGGTGACGCTGACCCCGCTGAGCGCCGGTCGCGATCTCTCCGCGCCCGATGGCTGGTATACCATCCGCATCCCGACCGACTGGATCGAATCGCCACCGCTGATCGCCGAACTGGCCGCGCGCGAGACAACCGGCGCGAATCCGCTGTCGCTGCGCATCACCCGCGAAGCGCTCGACTCGATTACAACGGCGCAGGCGTACCTCGAAGCAACGCGACGCGATGTCAATGCGCGCTATGAGAACGTCGTCACACTCAGCCTCGGTCCGGTGACGATCAACAATGTCCCGGCGACGCGCTGGCTCTATACCGCCACGGTCGACGGCGAACCGCGCATGATCTACCAGATCTTTATCGTTCAGCAGCAGAGCGGGCTGGTGCTGACCGGCCTGTCTGCGCCGACCGCTGATTACCAGCACGTGTCGCAAACGTTTGACGCGATTGCCGGGACTATTTCGTTCGGGCGCGGGTAG
- a CDS encoding 4a-hydroxytetrahydrobiopterin dehydratase, producing MEADERAAVEPLPVSEVDRFLDRELSGWRREDRGIRKRFRRSTFPEAIQFVVKLGELAEVANHHPDIDIRWRNVIVFLTTHEAGGVTTLDLDLARQIDELA from the coding sequence ATGGAAGCCGACGAGCGCGCCGCCGTTGAGCCGCTTCCGGTGAGTGAAGTTGATCGTTTCCTTGACCGTGAGCTCAGCGGCTGGCGACGTGAAGATCGAGGCATCCGCAAGCGATTTCGCCGGTCGACGTTCCCCGAAGCGATCCAGTTCGTTGTCAAGCTCGGCGAGTTGGCCGAAGTCGCGAACCATCATCCTGATATCGACATTCGTTGGCGGAACGTGATCGTCTTCCTCACTACGCACGAAGCGGGCGGCGTCACCACGCTCGACCTTGATCTCGCGCGCCAGATCGACGAACTCGCGTAG
- a CDS encoding transglycosylase domain-containing protein — translation MSRRYRTSARTRRAQAARRRQHRHIPARQIALARADRRRSRNQRVSMVARLGGMLAIFAATMMLFIGGVSASVAVAGWNYFTEDLPSIDQFEARDFQTTRIYDRHDTLLYEVSDPEFGWRTYLSLDEITNNGQNMNLVNATIAAEDETFWTNYGVEPLAVVRGAFINLTGRGSSGGSTITQQLVRALFPEKIGFERSYERKIREAIVAVQMTETYSKEDILELYLNTIYYGNRAYGIDAASQAYFNKHPWELNLAEASMLAGLPQAPSYYDPTINMEVAKARQQYVLNQMAKQGFISQEGADTAWGVLLDPQTRENRYNLAPHWVNFVIDSLEERYGAEKVYRGGLQVRTTLDYNLQQQAEEVVKEHLATLAPYDANNAALVAMLPGSGEIVAMVGSADYTDDSISGQVNVAVAERQPGSAFMPITYAAAFESGWYPGTVILDYAVRYDTPGAPDPEYVPVNAGGQIHGAVSVRSALAQSLNVPAVRAIDFAGVADTIDLAHRIGVRDGLWRGTSFYGLALTLGGGEISPLELTNAYGTFANNGRFVPWSAILDIQEPGGDALQTFDPARAWNGARQVIAPGHAYEITDILSDDDARRMTYGTGNPLEFPDLDRPVASKVGTSADWRDNWTVGYTSDLVVGVWVGNTDNSQMREIDGIVGAAPIFHDFMVRAHDPAYAAALNGPDGQPVPSAFAHPDDIIEIDACVPTGKLPVAGVEVEQEIATIQDRPVVRCDQLTEREAGDLRAALTDLTVNGDRYTPEGIASLLAYSQAVGGALGIPDNPVEPTPTPTPTPTPTPTPTPTPTPSPTPTQPPATQTPTPRPNQPGQTTVPNLVGLSQSAAAAALQAANLQLGAVVPVTQSNLPPGVNINTVQVGQVILQSPVGGLTVPTGSFINIAIRAE, via the coding sequence ATGTCCCGACGGTACCGCACATCTGCCCGCACCCGCCGCGCCCAGGCCGCCCGACGTCGGCAGCACCGACACATCCCAGCACGCCAGATCGCACTCGCTCGCGCCGACCGACGGCGATCGCGCAACCAGCGCGTTTCAATGGTCGCCCGCCTCGGCGGGATGCTCGCGATCTTCGCCGCGACGATGATGCTGTTTATCGGTGGCGTCAGCGCGAGCGTTGCCGTGGCCGGTTGGAACTACTTCACTGAGGATCTGCCGTCGATCGACCAGTTCGAGGCGCGCGATTTTCAGACGACCCGCATCTACGATCGTCACGACACGCTGCTCTACGAAGTCAGCGACCCGGAGTTCGGCTGGCGCACCTATCTCTCACTGGATGAGATCACCAACAACGGCCAGAACATGAACCTGGTCAACGCGACCATCGCTGCCGAAGATGAGACGTTCTGGACAAACTACGGTGTCGAGCCGCTGGCCGTCGTCCGCGGTGCATTCATCAACCTGACCGGGCGCGGGTCGTCCGGTGGTTCGACGATCACGCAGCAGCTCGTGCGCGCACTCTTCCCGGAGAAGATCGGCTTCGAGCGCTCCTACGAGCGCAAGATCCGCGAGGCGATAGTCGCCGTCCAGATGACCGAGACGTATTCAAAGGAAGACATCCTCGAACTGTACCTGAACACGATCTATTACGGGAACCGCGCCTACGGCATCGATGCCGCGTCGCAGGCGTATTTCAACAAGCATCCGTGGGAGCTGAATCTGGCCGAGGCGTCGATGCTGGCCGGTTTGCCGCAAGCGCCCAGCTACTACGATCCGACCATCAACATGGAGGTCGCCAAGGCACGCCAGCAGTACGTCCTGAACCAGATGGCGAAGCAGGGGTTCATCTCGCAGGAGGGAGCCGACACTGCCTGGGGTGTTCTGCTCGACCCGCAGACGCGCGAGAACCGCTACAACCTCGCGCCACACTGGGTGAACTTCGTCATTGATTCGCTGGAAGAGCGCTACGGTGCCGAAAAGGTGTATCGGGGCGGCCTGCAGGTACGCACGACGCTGGACTACAACCTGCAGCAACAGGCCGAAGAAGTGGTGAAAGAGCACCTGGCCACGCTCGCGCCGTACGACGCCAACAACGCCGCGCTGGTGGCGATGCTGCCCGGCAGCGGCGAAATCGTGGCGATGGTTGGCTCTGCGGACTATACCGACGACAGCATCTCGGGGCAGGTGAATGTCGCCGTCGCTGAACGCCAACCTGGCTCGGCGTTTATGCCGATCACCTACGCGGCTGCCTTTGAATCCGGCTGGTACCCCGGCACGGTGATCCTTGACTACGCCGTGCGCTACGACACGCCCGGCGCGCCGGATCCGGAGTATGTGCCGGTGAATGCCGGCGGACAGATTCACGGCGCAGTCAGCGTCCGCTCGGCGCTGGCCCAGTCACTGAACGTACCGGCGGTGCGGGCGATCGACTTCGCCGGCGTCGCTGACACGATCGACCTGGCCCACCGCATCGGCGTGCGCGACGGACTCTGGCGCGGCACCAGCTTTTACGGGCTGGCTCTGACGCTGGGCGGTGGCGAGATTTCGCCACTGGAGCTGACCAACGCCTATGGCACGTTCGCCAATAACGGGCGCTTCGTGCCGTGGTCAGCGATCCTCGATATACAGGAGCCGGGCGGCGATGCGCTGCAGACGTTCGATCCGGCGCGCGCCTGGAACGGTGCGCGGCAGGTGATCGCGCCCGGACACGCCTACGAGATCACCGATATTCTGAGCGACGACGATGCTCGCCGGATGACCTACGGCACCGGCAACCCGTTGGAGTTCCCCGATCTCGACCGCCCGGTTGCCTCCAAGGTCGGCACCAGTGCCGACTGGCGCGACAACTGGACCGTTGGCTACACGAGTGACCTCGTCGTCGGCGTCTGGGTCGGCAACACAGACAACTCGCAGATGCGCGAGATAGACGGCATCGTCGGCGCAGCACCGATCTTCCACGACTTCATGGTTCGCGCGCACGACCCAGCTTACGCTGCGGCACTGAACGGCCCGGACGGCCAGCCGGTACCGAGTGCTTTCGCGCATCCGGACGACATCATCGAGATCGACGCCTGCGTCCCGACCGGCAAGCTACCGGTCGCCGGGGTTGAAGTGGAGCAGGAGATTGCGACGATTCAGGATCGCCCGGTTGTTCGGTGCGACCAACTGACGGAGCGCGAAGCGGGCGACCTGCGCGCGGCGCTGACTGACCTGACGGTGAACGGCGATCGCTACACACCTGAGGGCATCGCCTCGCTGTTGGCCTACTCACAGGCTGTTGGCGGCGCGCTCGGCATCCCGGACAATCCGGTTGAGCCGACGCCGACGCCGACGCCTACTCCGACGCCGACACCAACGCCAACACCGACGCCGACACCGTCACCGACGCCGACGCAGCCGCCTGCGACTCAGACGCCGACCCCACGCCCGAACCAGCCGGGACAGACGACCGTGCCGAATCTGGTTGGGCTTTCGCAATCAGCGGCCGCCGCGGCGCTGCAAGCAGCCAATCTCCAGCTCGGTGCTGTCGTCCCGGTCACGCAATCGAACCTGCCGCCGGGCGTCAACATCAACACGGTTCAGGTCGGTCAGGTTATCCTGCAATCACCGGTCGGCGGGCTCACCGTCCCAACCGGATCATTCATTAATATCGCTATCCGCGCGGAGTAG
- a CDS encoding NADH-quinone oxidoreductase subunit A: MVGRLVRPVRPNPAKELPYESGVPGVAPPRMRYTPRFYVVAMLFVVFDIEAIFLFPWAVAFDALGLYGYIQAIVFISLLLGGLAYEWKKGALEWV, encoded by the coding sequence ATGGTAGGCCGACTGGTCCGACCGGTCCGCCCAAACCCTGCCAAAGAGCTTCCTTACGAGTCAGGCGTTCCGGGGGTCGCACCGCCACGCATGCGCTACACACCGCGCTTCTACGTTGTGGCGATGCTCTTTGTCGTCTTTGACATCGAGGCGATCTTCCTCTTTCCCTGGGCGGTTGCGTTCGATGCTCTCGGGCTGTACGGCTATATTCAGGCCATCGTCTTCATCAGCCTGCTGCTCGGCGGTCTCGCCTATGAGTGGAAGAAAGGAGCGCTCGAATGGGTCTGA
- a CDS encoding NADH-quinone oxidoreductase subunit C, translating into MSQNPAPDAGTPPDAQETTQLPALDTQVAAELAPVIEPATDQTGVQEINPVWVYSGYWGPLDEAQHPAIIALRAQFGDAIEDVTFFRDEVTVRVRAEKLPEICTVLRDTPDLKYQMVSDLTAVDMLNLRSEPRFDVVVTLYSIPRRWRLRLKAGVREDQPCPTLTTVYAAAGWLERECYDMFGIVFAGHPDLRRMLLAEDWDEGHPLRKDYPMRGYKQYVQPGFAGAAPRIRETPREGA; encoded by the coding sequence ATGTCCCAGAATCCAGCGCCAGACGCCGGAACACCGCCGGACGCGCAGGAAACGACCCAACTGCCTGCGCTCGATACGCAGGTGGCCGCTGAGCTCGCACCTGTCATTGAGCCAGCGACCGATCAGACCGGCGTCCAGGAAATCAATCCGGTGTGGGTCTATAGCGGCTACTGGGGCCCGCTCGACGAAGCACAGCATCCTGCCATCATCGCCCTGCGCGCGCAGTTTGGTGATGCGATTGAAGACGTCACGTTCTTCCGCGATGAGGTGACGGTCCGGGTTCGGGCCGAGAAGTTGCCGGAGATCTGCACAGTTCTGCGCGACACGCCCGACCTGAAGTATCAGATGGTCTCGGATCTCACCGCGGTCGATATGCTGAACTTGCGGAGCGAACCGCGCTTCGATGTCGTCGTCACGCTCTACTCGATCCCGCGCCGATGGCGGCTGCGCCTCAAGGCGGGTGTGCGAGAAGACCAGCCCTGCCCGACGCTGACGACCGTCTACGCGGCGGCCGGCTGGCTGGAGCGCGAATGCTACGACATGTTCGGTATTGTCTTTGCCGGCCATCCGGACCTGCGTCGTATGCTGTTGGCCGAGGACTGGGACGAGGGCCATCCGCTGCGCAAGGACTACCCGATGCGCGGCTACAAGCAGTATGTTCAGCCCGGGTTCGCAGGCGCAGCGCCGCGCATTCGCGAGACTCCGAGAGAGGGCGCATAG
- the nuoD gene encoding NADH dehydrogenase (quinone) subunit D, translating to MIQEAPAGGTMQIEVERQIGENRRELVLNMGPQHPSTHGVLRVVLTLEGETIVATDPIIGYLHRGVEKIGENRRYSQFTPWTDRTDYVAAPLNNLGYILAVEKLCGIAAPERAQYWRVIMAELSRIASHLVWLGTHALDIGALSMSLYCFREREDILDIFERLCGARLTTNMMEIGGFSREIPEGLDQMVEDFLKKFPTHQQEYSDLLTQNPIWIARTRGVGIIEPEAAISYGLTGACLRGSGINYDIRKAQPYLIYDRLDFEVPIGTRGDVYDRYLVRMEEMRQALRIIRQCLDQMPTDGPLMLNESNYVIPPHATVLRTAEDMQRHFVWVIKGFEAPKGEVYMAIEHSKGELGYYIYSDGSNMPYRMRLRTPDFVNLQVLPYMAQGAMLADVVALIGTIDIVLGSVDR from the coding sequence ATGATTCAAGAAGCCCCAGCCGGCGGAACAATGCAGATCGAGGTCGAGCGCCAGATTGGCGAAAATCGCCGTGAGCTCGTCCTCAACATGGGTCCGCAGCACCCGTCCACTCACGGCGTGCTCCGGGTCGTCCTGACGCTTGAAGGCGAGACGATCGTCGCGACCGACCCGATCATCGGGTACCTGCACCGCGGTGTTGAGAAGATCGGCGAGAACCGCCGCTACTCGCAGTTCACGCCCTGGACCGACCGCACCGACTACGTTGCGGCCCCGCTCAACAACCTCGGCTACATCCTGGCCGTCGAGAAGCTCTGCGGCATCGCCGCGCCGGAGCGTGCGCAGTACTGGCGCGTCATCATGGCCGAGCTGAGCCGCATCGCCAGCCATCTCGTCTGGCTCGGCACTCACGCGCTCGACATCGGCGCGCTCTCAATGAGCCTTTACTGCTTCCGCGAGCGCGAGGACATTCTCGACATCTTCGAGCGCCTCTGCGGAGCACGACTGACGACCAACATGATGGAGATCGGCGGCTTCTCGCGCGAGATCCCCGAGGGGCTGGACCAGATGGTCGAGGACTTCCTCAAGAAGTTCCCGACGCACCAGCAGGAGTATTCTGATCTGCTGACGCAGAACCCGATCTGGATCGCGCGAACCCGCGGCGTCGGCATCATCGAGCCGGAAGCAGCCATCTCCTACGGGCTGACCGGTGCCTGCCTGCGCGGTAGCGGCATTAACTACGACATTCGCAAGGCACAGCCATACCTGATCTACGACCGACTCGACTTTGAGGTGCCGATCGGCACCCGGGGCGATGTCTACGATCGCTATCTCGTCCGGATGGAAGAGATGCGGCAGGCGTTGCGGATCATCCGCCAGTGCCTGGATCAGATGCCGACCGACGGACCGCTGATGCTGAACGAATCGAATTACGTCATCCCACCACACGCGACCGTGCTCCGCACCGCCGAAGACATGCAGCGTCATTTCGTGTGGGTAATCAAGGGTTTCGAGGCGCCCAAGGGCGAGGTCTATATGGCGATCGAGCACTCCAAGGGCGAGCTCGGATACTACATCTACTCGGACGGCTCCAATATGCCGTATCGGATGCGACTGCGGACTCCCGACTTCGTGAACCTGCAGGTGCTACCGTATATGGCGCAGGGAGCCATGCTCGCTGATGTGGTCGCGCTGATCGGTACGATCGATATCGTGCTCGGGTCGGTAGACCGTTAG